The Litchfieldia alkalitelluris genome has a window encoding:
- a CDS encoding LacI family DNA-binding transcriptional regulator, translated as MATIKDIAEKAGYSISTVSRVLNNDQSLSVPDETREKIYEVAEQLNYRKKTVRLLVKNIAFLYWLSDKEELEDVYYKTMRIEIEKLAGIFNVEMLTYKISGGIRQIPDNIEGFIAVGTFSDKELAYLRSITSNGVFIDSSPDPHHYDSVRPDLAQITRTTIDFLVEKGHKEIGLIGGTYHNPNTDEDERDLRERVFRRYMEEKGLLKEEYIFSHRGFSVENGYFLMNKAIEKLGDKLPTAFFVAADPIAVGCLQALNEQGIAIPNRVSVVSINNISVTKYVSPPLTTFHIDIRELCKNAIELLLEQILEKRKLVKTLYLGSELVVRKSTN; from the coding sequence ATGGCTACCATTAAAGATATAGCAGAAAAGGCTGGTTACTCTATCTCGACTGTTTCAAGGGTACTAAATAACGATCAAAGTCTATCTGTCCCAGATGAAACAAGAGAAAAGATTTATGAAGTGGCAGAACAATTAAACTACCGGAAAAAGACCGTTAGACTGTTAGTGAAAAACATTGCGTTTTTATACTGGTTATCAGATAAAGAGGAACTAGAAGATGTATATTACAAAACGATGAGAATTGAAATTGAGAAGCTAGCTGGAATTTTTAATGTGGAAATGCTTACTTACAAGATATCAGGCGGCATTCGGCAAATTCCGGATAATATTGAGGGGTTCATCGCTGTGGGTACATTCTCAGACAAAGAGTTGGCATACCTAAGAAGTATAACCTCAAACGGGGTATTCATTGATTCATCACCAGATCCACACCATTACGATTCAGTTAGACCGGACTTAGCGCAAATAACACGAACGACAATCGATTTTTTAGTGGAAAAGGGTCATAAAGAGATAGGTCTAATAGGAGGTACCTATCATAATCCAAATACTGATGAGGATGAAAGAGATCTGCGAGAAAGGGTGTTTCGCAGGTATATGGAGGAAAAAGGTTTACTAAAGGAAGAATATATCTTCTCTCATAGAGGATTTTCAGTAGAGAACGGCTATTTCTTGATGAATAAGGCGATTGAAAAGCTAGGGGATAAGTTGCCTACAGCCTTCTTTGTGGCAGCGGATCCGATTGCGGTTGGATGTTTGCAAGCGTTGAATGAACAAGGAATTGCGATTCCGAATCGAGTGAGTGTTGTAAGTATTAACAATATTAGTGTTACTAAATACGTCTCTCCACCTTTAACAACTTTTCACATTGATATTAGGGAATTATGTAAAAATGCGATCGAGTTATTACTCGAACAAATACTAGAAAAGCGTAAATTAGTAAAAACCTTGTATTTAGGCTCTGAATTAGTGGTTCGAAAGAGTACGAACTAA
- a CDS encoding beta-galactosidase: MMSKHEKTYVTNANFMLHGGDYNPDQWLDRPDILSDDVKLMKLSHTNTFSVGIFAWAALEPEEGVYNFEWLDEIFENIHGIGGKVILATPSGARPAWMSQKYPEVLRVNGARVKQLHGGRHNHCFTSEVYREKTQEMNRLLAERYGNHPGLLMWHISNEYGGECHCEKCQTAFRAWVKEKYNNDLKALNDAWWGPFWSHTITDWSQVESPSPIGENMVHGLNLDWRRFVTDQTISFYKNEIVPLRELTPSIPITTNFMADTHDLIPFQALDYSKFAKHLDVISWDAYPAWHNDWESTASLASKVAFINDLYRSLKQQPFLLMESTPSGVNWHDVNKAKRPGMHLLSSMQMIAHGSDSILYFQWRKSRGSSEKFHGAVVDHDNSSENRVFQEVAKVGQTLEKLNDVIGTNRPADVAVLYDWESNWALNDAQGFGKKTKLYPQTLQQHYKAFWEKDIPVDVITKEQDFSSYKLLIVPMLYLVSEETIARLKTFVADGGTLVMTYISGFVNEYDLTYLGGWHKDLQEIFGVKPVETDTLYPKDQNSVTYNGKTYQLKDYATVIKVDTANVDGIYVDDFYANTPAVTSHQFEAGKAYYIGGRFEHAFQQDFYQGLISDLSLEPVASVEHGEGVSVQIRQAPESDYLFVMNFTEENQLVRFDSVVKDLITGEEISGEVKLEKYEVRIVEKSKS, encoded by the coding sequence ATTATGTCAAAACATGAAAAAACATATGTGACAAATGCGAATTTTATGCTTCATGGCGGAGACTACAATCCTGATCAATGGTTAGACAGACCTGATATTTTAAGTGATGACGTAAAGTTAATGAAGTTATCACATACAAATACATTTTCGGTAGGGATCTTTGCTTGGGCTGCACTTGAGCCTGAAGAGGGAGTATACAATTTCGAATGGCTAGATGAGATTTTCGAAAATATCCATGGTATCGGAGGAAAAGTCATTTTAGCAACGCCAAGTGGGGCTCGTCCTGCTTGGATGTCTCAGAAATATCCTGAAGTCCTTCGGGTTAATGGTGCAAGAGTCAAACAACTTCATGGTGGAAGGCATAATCATTGCTTTACATCAGAAGTTTATCGTGAAAAGACACAAGAAATGAATCGCTTATTAGCAGAAAGATATGGAAATCATCCTGGACTTTTAATGTGGCATATATCCAATGAGTATGGTGGAGAATGTCATTGTGAAAAGTGTCAGACAGCATTTAGAGCATGGGTGAAAGAGAAGTATAATAATGATCTGAAAGCTTTAAATGATGCTTGGTGGGGACCGTTTTGGAGTCATACAATTACTGATTGGTCACAAGTTGAGTCACCGTCTCCAATCGGAGAAAATATGGTTCATGGATTAAATTTAGATTGGCGTAGGTTTGTTACGGACCAGACGATTTCTTTTTATAAAAATGAGATTGTTCCATTAAGGGAGTTAACTCCTTCAATTCCTATTACGACGAACTTTATGGCAGACACACATGATTTGATTCCATTCCAAGCACTTGATTATAGTAAGTTCGCTAAACATCTTGATGTCATTAGCTGGGACGCGTATCCAGCTTGGCATAATGATTGGGAAAGTACAGCTAGTCTAGCTTCTAAGGTTGCATTTATTAATGACTTATATAGAAGTCTGAAACAGCAACCATTTCTGTTAATGGAATCTACACCAAGTGGAGTTAACTGGCATGATGTGAATAAAGCAAAACGTCCAGGTATGCACTTATTATCATCAATGCAAATGATCGCACATGGATCTGATAGTATTCTGTATTTCCAATGGCGTAAATCACGTGGATCTTCAGAAAAATTTCATGGTGCTGTTGTGGATCATGATAATAGTTCAGAAAACCGTGTGTTTCAAGAAGTGGCTAAAGTAGGGCAGACATTAGAGAAATTAAATGATGTAATTGGTACGAACCGTCCGGCAGATGTGGCAGTTCTTTATGATTGGGAAAGTAACTGGGCCCTTAATGATGCGCAAGGATTTGGAAAAAAAACGAAGCTATATCCACAAACGCTTCAGCAGCATTATAAAGCTTTCTGGGAAAAAGATATTCCAGTTGATGTGATCACAAAGGAACAGGACTTTTCATCTTATAAACTTTTGATTGTGCCGATGCTTTATTTAGTAAGTGAAGAAACGATCGCACGTTTGAAGACGTTTGTTGCGGATGGCGGTACGCTCGTTATGACTTATATTAGTGGGTTTGTAAATGAGTATGATTTAACCTATTTAGGTGGGTGGCACAAAGATCTTCAAGAAATTTTTGGTGTGAAACCAGTTGAAACAGATACTTTATATCCAAAAGATCAAAACTCTGTCACGTATAATGGTAAAACCTATCAATTAAAGGATTATGCAACGGTTATTAAAGTAGATACAGCAAATGTAGATGGTATCTATGTAGATGATTTTTATGCCAATACTCCTGCAGTAACGAGCCATCAATTTGAAGCTGGAAAAGCTTATTATATTGGTGGACGTTTTGAGCATGCATTCCAACAAGATTTTTATCAAGGGTTAATAAGTGATTTATCTCTTGAACCAGTTGCTTCAGTAGAACATGGTGAAGGAGTTTCTGTACAAATTCGTCAAGCTCCTGAAAGTGACTATTTATTCGTCATGAACTTTACTGAAGAAAATCAACTTGTAAGATTTGACTCAGTTGTTAAAGACTTAATTACAGGTGAAGAAATTTCTGGGGAAGTTAAGTTAGAAAAGTATGAAGTAAGAATCGTAGAGAAATCAAAAAGCTAA
- a CDS encoding sugar ABC transporter permease has translation MKHSKIALLLSIIPGLGQFYNKQWVKGLTFLILAVSFFAVFKDLLNMGLWGIVTLGTEVPRDNSIFLLAEGIIALIVIAFGLAFYYINLKDAYKNGNLRDKNMKPSSLKEDYHNLVSQGYPYVISGPSLFILIFAVIFPILFSFALAFTNYDLYHSPPANLADWVGFDTFLEIFTVDIWRSTFFDVLTWTIIWTLVASTLQVALGIFLAIVVNQKDIRFKRFYRTVLVLPWAVPGFVTILIFAGLFNDSFGAINNDILAAFGIDAIPWLTDENWTKVALILMQGWLGFPYVFLVTTGVLQSIPDDLYEAATIDGASIFAKFKNITLPMILLAMAPIIITQYTFNFNNFNIIYLFNGGGPAVPGSNAGGTDILVSWIYKLTMQSSQYSLAAALTILLSIFVIAIALWQFRRTNSFKEGA, from the coding sequence GTGAAACATAGTAAAATAGCCTTACTACTATCGATTATTCCTGGATTAGGTCAATTTTACAATAAGCAATGGGTGAAGGGTCTTACATTTCTAATTCTTGCTGTATCCTTCTTTGCAGTGTTTAAAGATCTCTTAAATATGGGACTCTGGGGAATTGTCACACTAGGAACTGAGGTTCCAAGAGATAACTCTATTTTCCTATTAGCTGAAGGTATTATTGCTCTTATTGTCATTGCTTTCGGTCTTGCATTCTATTATATAAACTTAAAGGATGCTTATAAAAACGGGAATCTTCGCGATAAAAATATGAAGCCAAGTTCTCTAAAGGAAGATTATCATAATCTAGTCTCACAAGGTTATCCATATGTAATTAGTGGTCCTTCTCTATTCATTTTAATTTTTGCTGTAATATTCCCAATCCTATTTAGTTTTGCACTAGCATTTACTAATTACGATTTATATCATTCACCACCTGCGAATTTAGCAGATTGGGTGGGCTTCGATACATTTCTTGAAATCTTCACAGTTGATATTTGGCGTTCAACGTTCTTTGATGTCTTAACATGGACAATTATCTGGACGCTTGTAGCCTCAACTCTCCAAGTGGCTCTCGGAATTTTCTTAGCAATCGTCGTAAATCAAAAGGATATTCGTTTTAAAAGATTTTATCGTACAGTCTTAGTTTTACCATGGGCAGTACCAGGATTTGTAACAATACTTATTTTTGCAGGGCTATTTAACGATAGTTTTGGTGCAATTAACAATGATATTTTAGCAGCATTTGGAATTGATGCAATTCCGTGGCTAACAGATGAAAATTGGACGAAGGTTGCGCTTATCCTGATGCAGGGCTGGCTTGGTTTCCCATATGTTTTCCTTGTAACAACAGGGGTACTGCAATCGATTCCAGATGATTTATATGAAGCTGCTACTATTGATGGTGCTTCTATTTTCGCTAAATTTAAAAATATTACTTTACCAATGATATTGCTTGCTATGGCACCTATTATTATCACCCAGTACACCTTTAACTTTAATAACTTTAATATTATTTATCTATTTAATGGTGGCGGACCAGCAGTTCCTGGTTCTAATGCTGGTGGAACAGATATATTAGTTTCATGGATTTATAAATTAACGATGCAATCAAGTCAATACTCACTTGCAGCCGCATTAACAATTCTATTATCAATCTTTGTTATCGCAATTGCATTATGGCAATTTAGACGAACAAATTCATTCAAAGAGGGGGCTTAA
- a CDS encoding DoxX family membrane protein — protein sequence MINTFLRENTIAAGILAVIRVYLGWSWMTAGWGKITGGGFDAAGYLNGALANPVANKATGAAVYPTYNAFIEGVALPNVGMINFLIPWGEFLVGLGLILGCLTTAAMFFGLMMNFMFMFAGTVSTNPWMILIGVIILAAGANAGKYGADYYVLPYLRKVTKLGANREITNNVA from the coding sequence ATGATCAACACTTTTTTAAGAGAAAACACTATTGCAGCAGGGATTTTAGCAGTGATAAGAGTGTACCTAGGTTGGAGCTGGATGACAGCTGGTTGGGGCAAGATCACAGGTGGTGGCTTTGATGCTGCTGGATATTTAAATGGAGCGCTAGCAAATCCCGTCGCTAATAAAGCAACAGGTGCAGCCGTTTATCCAACATATAATGCATTCATTGAAGGAGTAGCCTTACCAAACGTCGGAATGATTAACTTCTTAATTCCATGGGGAGAGTTCTTAGTAGGTTTAGGGTTAATTCTAGGATGTTTAACAACAGCGGCTATGTTCTTTGGTCTTATGATGAACTTTATGTTCATGTTTGCAGGTACAGTGAGCACAAACCCTTGGATGATCTTAATTGGTGTTATCATCCTAGCAGCTGGCGCAAACGCAGGTAAATATGGGGCAGATTATTATGTACTTCCTTATTTAAGAAAAGTAACTAAGCTTGGAGCTAATAGAGAAATTACTAACAATGTTGCTTGA
- a CDS encoding sugar ABC transporter substrate-binding protein, with the protein MKLKKYFSILGGLALTLSLVACGPQESGNEDTGSNEEATETKELIVWEDIEKGEGIADAIAKFEEENGVTVTVIEKPYAQQIEDLRLDGPGGTGPDVLTMPGDQIGTAVTEGLIKELNVGDDVKSIYTEAAMQAQTVDGKVYGLPKAVETTTLYYNKDLISEEELPQTLEEWYDYSKEVTDGKQFGFLALFDQIYYAQSVMSGYGGYIFGQNEDGSFNADDIGLNNEGAIEGAQFIQKFYDEKLFPSGIIGEQGINVIESLFTEGKAAAIISGPWNVDPFTKAGVNFGVAKLPALANGENMSAFVNVKSYNVSSYSKNAELAEKFVAFIANEENSKTRYEITKEVPAVAALANDPVVAESEVAKAVAEQSQYSELMPNIPEMNEVWTPADASLQTIATGKAQPEEALNQAVETIKGQIEAKHK; encoded by the coding sequence ATGAAGTTGAAAAAATATTTTAGCATTTTAGGTGGTCTTGCTTTAACTTTATCTTTAGTTGCTTGTGGGCCTCAAGAAAGTGGTAATGAAGACACTGGTTCAAATGAAGAAGCAACAGAAACTAAAGAGTTAATCGTTTGGGAAGATATAGAAAAAGGTGAAGGTATTGCAGATGCCATCGCTAAGTTCGAAGAAGAAAATGGTGTAACGGTAACGGTAATCGAAAAACCATATGCTCAACAAATTGAGGATCTACGTTTAGATGGTCCAGGTGGAACAGGGCCAGATGTATTAACAATGCCTGGTGACCAAATTGGAACAGCGGTTACTGAAGGATTAATTAAAGAATTAAACGTCGGTGACGATGTCAAATCAATCTATACTGAAGCAGCTATGCAAGCTCAAACAGTTGATGGAAAAGTTTATGGATTACCAAAAGCAGTTGAAACAACAACACTTTACTATAATAAAGATTTGATTTCCGAAGAAGAACTGCCACAAACTCTTGAAGAATGGTACGACTATTCAAAAGAAGTAACTGATGGCAAACAGTTTGGATTCTTAGCTCTATTTGATCAAATCTACTATGCACAAAGTGTGATGAGTGGTTATGGTGGATATATCTTCGGTCAAAATGAAGATGGAAGCTTTAATGCAGATGATATTGGTCTTAATAACGAGGGTGCAATCGAAGGTGCACAATTTATCCAGAAGTTTTATGATGAAAAGCTATTTCCATCAGGAATCATTGGAGAACAGGGGATTAATGTAATAGAATCATTATTTACTGAAGGTAAAGCTGCTGCAATTATTTCTGGTCCTTGGAATGTAGATCCATTTACAAAGGCTGGAGTGAACTTTGGAGTTGCGAAACTACCTGCACTAGCTAATGGTGAAAACATGAGTGCATTTGTGAATGTAAAAAGTTATAACGTAAGTTCTTACTCAAAGAATGCTGAACTTGCAGAAAAATTTGTTGCATTTATTGCAAATGAAGAAAATTCTAAAACAAGATATGAAATTACAAAAGAAGTACCAGCTGTTGCTGCTTTAGCAAATGATCCAGTTGTTGCTGAAAGTGAAGTAGCTAAAGCTGTTGCTGAACAATCTCAATACTCAGAATTAATGCCAAATATTCCTGAAATGAATGAAGTTTGGACTCCTGCTGATGCATCTTTACAAACTATTGCAACGGGTAAGGCACAGCCAGAAGAGGCATTAAATCAAGCGGTTGAAACAATTAAAGGGCAAATTGAAGCAAAACATAAGTAA
- a CDS encoding sugar ABC transporter permease, with translation MKTQKFIRLFLSYSVLTFMAVVIIYPLLWTVGASFNPGNSLISTSMIPKNPTLDHYRELFAGKSSLQYGQWYLNSLKISIFTMIGTVISVSFTAYAFSRFRFKGRQNALTLFLLLQMIPQFSALIALFVLAQILGMMNNHWLLILLYVGGLIPMNTYLMKGYMDSIPMDLDESAKIDGASNTRIFLQIIMPLSRPMIAVVAMLGFTGPLGDFVLSSVILRQPEAYTLPIGLYNLVNEVMGASYTTFAAGAILISIPIAIIFIMLQKNFVSGLTAGGTKG, from the coding sequence ATGAAAACGCAAAAATTCATACGTCTCTTTTTATCTTACTCAGTCTTAACGTTCATGGCTGTTGTTATTATTTACCCCCTACTTTGGACAGTCGGAGCAAGTTTTAACCCAGGTAACAGCTTGATAAGCACTTCTATGATCCCAAAAAATCCAACGTTGGATCATTACAGAGAGTTATTCGCAGGGAAATCTAGTCTACAATATGGGCAATGGTATCTAAATTCGTTGAAAATTAGCATTTTCACCATGATAGGAACAGTTATTAGTGTGTCGTTTACAGCCTACGCATTTTCTCGTTTTCGCTTTAAGGGTAGACAAAATGCACTTACTTTATTTCTGTTATTGCAAATGATTCCACAATTTTCGGCATTAATCGCTCTTTTCGTTTTAGCTCAAATTTTAGGGATGATGAATAATCATTGGTTATTAATTCTTCTTTATGTTGGTGGATTAATCCCAATGAACACTTATCTGATGAAGGGGTATATGGATTCTATACCAATGGATCTTGATGAAAGTGCTAAGATTGATGGGGCAAGTAACACTAGGATCTTTTTACAAATTATTATGCCACTTTCAAGACCGATGATTGCCGTAGTCGCAATGCTTGGATTTACAGGTCCGCTTGGGGACTTCGTTTTATCGTCAGTCATTTTAAGGCAGCCTGAAGCTTACACTTTACCAATTGGTTTATACAACTTAGTAAATGAGGTAATGGGTGCAAGTTACACCACCTTTGCTGCTGGAGCAATATTAATTAGTATTCCGATTGCAATTATCTTTATTATGTTGCAAAAGAACTTTGTATCTGGCTTAACGGCAGGTGGAACAAAGGGTTAA